The following nucleotide sequence is from Anguilla rostrata isolate EN2019 chromosome 3, ASM1855537v3, whole genome shotgun sequence.
TCTTCGGCGTCTGCCACATCTTCGCCTCCTTCAACGACACCTTCGTCCACGTCACCGACCTCTCCGGCAAGTAAGTGGAGCCTCGTTCTCTGTTCGCggtctgcacatgcacacgcacacccctcCTCGTCCGtgccacacacacccagagaccGTAAGTGAAATTAGCAGTGAATTTAGTTTCCGTGCTGCTTCTCTCCTGCCTGATTTATTTTACTCCGTTTGTTTCTGAGGCTTTTCTGTGGCGGAGTTCCACTGGGCTCATTTCTTATCCAGTAAAAACGGCGAGCGAACCGCCCCCTCCAAACTCACCCCcgtcctctctgcccccctcccctcctcccagggAGACGATCTGCCGCGTGACGGGCGGGATGAAGGTGAAGGCCGACAGAGACGAGTCCTCCCCCTACGCGGCCATGTTGGCGGCCCAAGACGTCGCGCAGCGCTGCAAGGAGCTGGGCATCACCGCCCTGCACATCAAACTGAGGGCCACGGGGGGCAACAGGTGAGCtggcgcacacacgcacacacacacacacacgtgcacatgcacgcatacacacacacacacttccctgcacAGCTGAGGGAGCACGGGGGGGTAACAGGtgaggtgcattatgggatgtGGTGGGTCGGGGGGTTAGCCCCAAAACCGGCCAATGCCTGATGTTCAtggtttagcattattttcGTTGCATAAATATAAACTCTAGGTGTCTGGGTTCAGTTTGTTCAGCTAAAGCTCATCAAGGCCATTGGCACACAAAGCtcttggattttcttttttttaatgttcgaTGTTCTGCCCCCTTCGACGTAACCTACCATATTTTACCCATACCCATATTTTAAAGAGCAGCTCGATCATGAACGAAGCTGGACTAATTAGCGAGCAAAAATGGCACACCATTAGCATGTGGCCTCTTTTATACGACTCTGTGATTGGTGACTTTAAACGGGCGCGTGTCTTTGTCCTGTTCCAGAACCAAGACTCCCGGACCGGGTGCCCAGTCCGCCCTCCGAGCCCTGGCTCGCTCCGGCATGAAGATCGGCCGAATTGGTAAGAAGGGACCGAACAGCCATTTCGCTGCTGTCTTGTCATTACCCTCCAGCCCAGAAGAGGGCGCCCACATTCTGTgtacatacacaatcacacaacatacacacagcagcatTTTAATCAGTATGCATTTGTGCACTTACGCCTTATTTGTACGGCCTGGGTGAACTCGTTTTCACTTCAGTCCATTTGTTTCCCGAATTGCGGGTGAATTCGCGCTTGGAGTTGAGGCCTTGTCGTTTAGATTGCCTCGAACCATTAGCAGTGCATTACATTAATGCAGCGGATGCTGTTGTCTGGTGCGATTTACAGCGCGCAGTGCACTTGTAGTTTAAAATTACTTTCGGTTTGTTTTATTGGGTCAATATTGCCCGAGCAAGAGCGCACTTCCTAAATTATTAAAGGGCCTTGTTCCGTTATGAAACCTTCGCTGTGTTACAAACGGATTCTCAGCCTCCTTTAAAACTGTTGTTATCGCCAGAGTTACCGCTTtcagaaaaataacagcaaatttGTCAGTTctgcaaaatggcaaaaactTCAGTTTGTCTAACGTGCTCTCAGTTTTTTTTGCTGCAAGAGTTTGGAAGGCTTAATGTTGGGGGTTTGGCTGAGGGCTGAGTGCATTTGTCTTTAAGCACGTTGAGGTCTTTATGTTGCTTCACTCTAATGGTCAACATTACTGCTGATAGTGCCTACGGCACAGTTTTTAGGGATGCTTAAACTTGGGCGAATAGGATCTTGAAAGGCCTTGAACACTGCTTTAATTAGGCTACTAGTAGGGTAGGAACAACAACGTGTGTTtctgcattaaataaaaaagttaatgcCGTATTGCTTGTGGGATTGTCATGCCAGTGAGCCTGTAGTCTTCCTTAAGTGTGAACATAAAGAACCGTAAAGCAGACCCAGCTCGTGTATTTGTATGTCGATGTCGAGTGTCGATGCTGTGATTGAGTCTGTCGGTTGGAGCAGAGTGCAGAAGTTTTAGGCACATTAGGCAGAAGTTAGTCTTGGCCCTGCACGTGTGGGTGTCGGTTTGTTGGCTGTTGAGGATGCTCAGCTGGTGACGAgcaggttgcgggtttgattcccaggctgGGAGCTGCCATTTTGCTGTTATGAAAAGCAGTTTAATGttaactgcttcagtaaaagtccagctgtacaaatgtacaCGATAAAACGGTAAACGGTTGCTGCAGATAAAAGTCGTCCGCCAAGCGCGTAGCgattataatgaaataaaaatcgCACTCCTGCTGGGAAATGGCGGTCTGCTTGAGTAGCTGTGCCACCCAATAAAGCTTTGGATTTGGTCAGAGGTACTAGAGTATAATGACTAGGGATAAAATTGAgttcgtttttaaaaatattgtacataAAACCCCTAAAAGCCGTTTCCATTCTGTTTCTGTAATTCGGTGGAGTCCAAGTGCTTAATGAGGGCATAATTCTAGGCAGGGCTCCAcgttaacatttgaaaaatttaGAAGCGCACAAATGCACCCCAATTAGATGATGTGctcttaaatttattttatttttttccagtgagcACACGTCAGGTTTCAGCACAAAATGCTCGTAAAATGGGAGCAGTGTAGAGCTCTGCTGGGAGGGACTCGCCTGTCCATATTTTCTTACCAGCTGAAGAAAGCATGTTAGCTTATAGCAAAGCAACCATGTGACACATTTCAGGGGTCGTGTTCGTAATGCGTGTCAGAATAAGAGCGCCGATCTTGGATCAGTTAGGTGTTGTAGCTCATAATGGACAAGGTTAGGGTATGGATGGGGGAGACTGATGCTAGATATGCACTCCTGCTCTGAAAGACTTCATTAGTACGAGCCCTGATCTTTACGCATGCGGTCACATACCCAGCCAACAAAATGTTCAGAATGTCCTCACGACTTCACTGGAATCTTCTgtcagtgttggaacattggCGCTACATGGCAGCAACACTGTGAGCACATTTTGTGCTGGCTGGTTATGACCAAGTCCAAGA
It contains:
- the LOC135249845 gene encoding small ribosomal subunit protein uS11, with the protein product MAPRKGKEKKEEQVISLGPQVAEGENVFGVCHIFASFNDTFVHVTDLSGKETICRVTGGMKVKADRDESSPYAAMLAAQDVAQRCKELGITALHIKLRATGGNRTKTPGPGAQSALRALARSGMKIGRIEDVTPIPSDSTRRKGGRRGRRL